From bacterium, a single genomic window includes:
- a CDS encoding TlpA disulfide reductase family protein: protein MRTIFLSISLLFFAAVPGFCSDVVKPQETRDSSSNGYVSKPVAAFETVTTKGDLLSSQAHGARALLISLWGLNCGSCLDEMKVLEPFYREFKDQGLKIWAVNTEDIGGKEIEEGLRNKGIEVSYDLIPDPGLEITKLFTSWFIPVTLIVDSEGIVQYYKVGFNEADVEKIKAMVGSFLVR, encoded by the coding sequence ATGCGCACGATCTTTCTCTCCATCAGCCTGCTTTTTTTTGCCGCTGTCCCCGGTTTTTGTTCAGATGTGGTGAAGCCGCAGGAAACCAGAGATTCATCTTCCAACGGATATGTCAGTAAACCTGTCGCGGCCTTTGAGACTGTAACGACAAAGGGCGATCTTCTGTCCTCCCAGGCCCATGGAGCCAGGGCCCTTTTGATCAGCCTGTGGGGACTTAATTGCGGATCGTGCCTGGATGAAATGAAGGTCCTCGAGCCTTTCTACAGGGAGTTCAAGGACCAGGGTCTGAAGATCTGGGCGGTCAATACGGAAGATATCGGTGGGAAGGAGATTGAAGAGGGACTTCGTAACAAGGGGATTGAGGTCAGTTACGATCTGATCCCTGATCCGGGGCTGGAAATAACGAAACTTTTCACAAGCTGGTTCATTCCTGTAACTCTCATCGTTGACAGTGAAGGGATCGTACAATATTATAAAGTCGGATTTAATGAAGCTGATGTCGAAAAAATAAAGGCGATGGTGGGGTCTTTCCTTGTTCGGTAA